One window of Salminus brasiliensis chromosome 16, fSalBra1.hap2, whole genome shotgun sequence genomic DNA carries:
- the kmt5aa gene encoding N-lysine methyltransferase KMT5A-A yields MNGDILCNGHSTLHSFLSHSTSRAQHHEEISVKIIQDGKSSRIFCTQAEAQKNSKRPSTVNGEINLPKMAVNEDLQHPAQRAEEQTRMLHCVQSYLPSPVEVTPEVNSAVPRYQRKAVCRKVKVKKSSQRVAENKNSQNRKVTDYYPIRRSSRKSKTELKCAEKKHIDELITKGIENGMMVKYIEGKGRGVFATENFQKGQYVVEYHGDLLLKTEAKKREAVYAQDPTTGCYMYYFQYLSKTYCVDATKETDRMGRLINHSKTGNCQTKLHDINGIPHLILVASRDIEEGEELLYDYGDRSKASIAAHPWLKH; encoded by the exons GACATATTATGTAATGGACACTCTACACTTCACAGTTTCTTGAGTCACAGCACCTCGAGGGCACAGCATCATGAGGAGATCTCCGTCAAAATCATCCAAGACGGGAAATCCTCAAGGATATTTTGCACACAGGCTGAGGCACAGAAGAACT CAAAAAGACCCAGTACTGTAAATGGAGAAATCAATCTCCCTAAAATGGCTGTGAATGAAGACCTCCAACATCCAGCGCAGAGAGCAGAGGAACAGACGAGGATGCTGCATTGTGTACAGTCCTATTTACCCTCACCAGTTGAAGTCACTCCAGAAGTCAACAGCGCTGTTCCTCGCTATCAGCGGAAAGCAGTCTGTCGTAAAGTGAAAGTGAAGAAATCTTCTCAGAGAGT TGCAGAGAACAAAAATTCCCAGAATCGAAAGGTCACAGATTACTATCCCATTCGAAGAAGCTCAAGAAAAAGCAAAACTGAATTAAAG TGTGCAGAGAAGAAACACATAGACGAGCTGATCACAAAAGGGATAGAGAATGGAATGAtg GTCAAATACATTGAAGGAAAGGGAAGAGGGGTTTTTGCCACCGAGAACTTCCAGAAAGGACAGTATGTGGTGGAATATCATGGCGACCTGTTGCTGAAAACTGAAGCCAAGAAAAGGGAAGCTGTGTACGCTCAAGATCCTACCACTGGCTGCTACATGTATTACTTCCAGTATCTCAGCAAAACATATTG TGTTGATGCCACAAAGGAAACCGATCGCATGGGAAGGCtcatcaaccacagcaaaacCGGCAACTGTCAGACCAAGCTCCATGACATCAATGGAATACCTCACCTGATCCTCGTGGCCTCCAGAGATATCGAGGAGGGGGAAGAGCTGCTTTATGACTACGGCGACCGAAGTAAAGCCTCGATAGCAGCTCACCCGTGGCTCAAACACTGA